From a region of the Vibrio orientalis CIP 102891 = ATCC 33934 genome:
- a CDS encoding curli assembly protein CsgF, protein MKPNKALSGILCACLWAPSAFATELIYTPVNPSFGGNALNSSHLFGVANAINDYQAPKDEFGFDEESSLDRLANSLESRLISQLLADVGNGNTGQLETDDFYLNIVDDNGSLIVQIVDKVSGESTEIKVAGLNPDQ, encoded by the coding sequence ATGAAACCAAACAAAGCCCTCAGTGGTATTTTGTGTGCGTGTCTATGGGCTCCGAGCGCATTCGCGACAGAGCTTATCTATACTCCTGTTAATCCGAGTTTTGGCGGTAACGCTTTAAACAGCTCTCACTTATTTGGTGTTGCTAATGCCATTAACGATTATCAAGCACCAAAAGATGAATTTGGCTTCGATGAAGAGTCTTCTCTTGATCGCCTCGCAAATAGCTTAGAATCCCGTCTGATTAGCCAATTACTTGCTGATGTGGGTAATGGCAATACTGGTCAATTAGAAACGGACGACTTTTACCTCAATATTGTTGATGATAATGGTTCGTTGATAGTGCAAATCGTCGATAAAGTCTCAGGTGAGTCAACTGAAATTAAAGTTGCTGGCCTAAATCCAGATCAGTAA
- a CDS encoding curli production assembly/transport protein CsgE — MLILWQGNFNWLEANMGRCSVKGLIIFLSLSVFCGYSLPTSAAIENDEKIEEKKDSHLLENEVDGLLIDRTMTRLGDDFYFFFTQLMNERHGSLKENLTVKERPTALSGSIISIFHREKLIYRTALSPGRQHAEDKAKQALTAVTSHLLRWKTQLSYQDTFDLAQDEF, encoded by the coding sequence ATGCTTATTTTATGGCAAGGTAATTTTAATTGGCTGGAAGCTAATATGGGTCGTTGTAGTGTAAAAGGATTGATTATTTTTCTATCGCTCTCTGTTTTTTGTGGCTATTCATTACCAACAAGTGCAGCGATAGAAAATGATGAAAAAATCGAAGAAAAGAAAGACTCACATTTACTTGAAAATGAAGTAGATGGATTGCTCATCGATAGGACGATGACTCGATTGGGGGATGATTTTTATTTTTTCTTCACTCAGTTAATGAATGAACGACATGGCTCTTTAAAAGAGAACCTAACGGTCAAAGAACGACCGACCGCTTTGTCTGGCAGTATTATTAGTATCTTTCATCGAGAGAAACTCATATACCGCACGGCTCTGTCTCCAGGTAGGCAGCATGCTGAAGATAAAGCAAAGCAAGCGTTAACCGCTGTGACTTCTCACCTTCTTAGATGGAAAACACAACTGAGTTATCAAGATACATTTGATTTAGCTCAGGATGAGTTTTAA
- a CDS encoding minor curlin subunit CsgB, with the protein MQNHTQRTLGFVVFSLLVATSAYADGTDINYSSDMASEFGEFYGDSAIYSELYDKSVPYSNYAEVVLENVFDSEVYISQTSAGLGANKAKVVQRNVTGNTAVVSQSGSENLAVIEQSDGQDNYAEIIQAGYNHNSYISQSGSHNIAYLRQCQGFDCSYSDYGSDISIVQENNHNLAIVVDKGNSSYGIEQDGGDSIVIFSNMNRGIYVRQ; encoded by the coding sequence GTGCAAAATCATACACAGCGTACATTAGGTTTTGTTGTCTTTTCTTTATTAGTGGCAACTTCAGCGTATGCAGATGGTACAGATATTAATTACTCCAGTGATATGGCGAGTGAGTTTGGTGAGTTTTATGGCGACTCGGCAATATACTCTGAGCTGTATGACAAGTCTGTCCCATATAGCAACTATGCAGAAGTCGTGCTCGAAAACGTCTTTGACTCAGAGGTTTATATCTCTCAGACAAGTGCAGGTTTAGGGGCTAATAAAGCCAAAGTTGTACAAAGAAATGTGACTGGCAATACTGCAGTCGTTTCTCAATCAGGTTCAGAGAACCTAGCTGTGATTGAACAATCTGATGGACAAGATAATTACGCAGAAATTATCCAAGCGGGTTACAACCACAATAGCTACATCAGCCAAAGTGGTAGTCATAACATCGCTTATTTGAGACAGTGCCAAGGTTTCGATTGCTCATATTCGGATTACGGAAGTGATATCAGTATCGTGCAAGAAAATAACCATAATTTGGCCATTGTTGTTGATAAAGGCAACTCTAGCTACGGCATTGAACAAGACGGTGGAGATTCCATCGTCATATTTAGCAATATGAATCGAGGTATTTACGTTAGGCAGTAA
- a CDS encoding curlin, with protein MKKLAIAISAILATGTVYAGNEATTELQYAYGDDVQITQNTSHANPALGNDAFVYMTNTYKNDTVILQTGNENTATVSATYASRSDFDITQTGNQNTATITTETAINYRNDLDIVQQGENNTSTVYVSDGDFNDADINVRGNGNVTVAQFNGEGADSNHIKTKIVNGNSNKVTSVVNDGHANDVHVTVRNSNENTVNTTQNGDHSDAYVSVRGGSDLNNIDVTQNDGNYADVNVYWGSDNNDIDISQHNSNDAYVDVGMHSDLNEISIDQTSSGSDATVNLAYSSNNDISVWQNANDSATVTASYSNHNTVNIVQN; from the coding sequence ATGAAAAAGTTAGCAATCGCAATCTCAGCTATTCTAGCGACAGGTACAGTTTACGCAGGTAATGAAGCAACGACTGAATTACAGTATGCATACGGTGATGACGTACAAATTACTCAGAACACCTCTCATGCAAACCCTGCTCTTGGTAATGATGCTTTCGTCTACATGACCAATACCTACAAAAACGACACAGTTATCCTGCAAACTGGTAATGAAAACACAGCAACAGTTAGTGCAACTTATGCTTCCCGCTCTGATTTTGACATTACGCAAACTGGCAACCAAAACACGGCAACCATTACAACTGAAACTGCAATCAACTACCGCAATGACTTAGATATTGTGCAACAAGGTGAAAACAATACCTCTACAGTCTATGTCAGTGATGGTGATTTCAACGATGCGGATATCAATGTTCGTGGTAATGGTAACGTCACCGTCGCTCAGTTTAATGGTGAAGGTGCGGACAGCAACCACATCAAAACGAAGATCGTCAATGGTAATAGCAACAAAGTTACTAGTGTAGTTAACGACGGCCATGCTAACGATGTGCATGTCACTGTTAGAAACAGCAACGAAAACACTGTTAATACGACTCAAAACGGCGACCACAGTGATGCATATGTGAGCGTTCGTGGTGGTTCAGATCTTAATAATATTGATGTAACTCAGAATGATGGTAACTATGCTGATGTTAACGTTTACTGGGGCAGTGATAACAATGACATCGATATCAGTCAGCACAATAGCAACGATGCATATGTCGACGTTGGTATGCACAGTGACCTGAACGAAATCTCAATCGATCAAACTTCTAGTGGTTCTGATGCAACAGTTAACCTAGCGTATTCAAGCAACAACGATATCTCTGTATGGCAAAATGCCAACGATTCAGCGACAGTTACTGCATCCTACTCAAACCACAACACTGTTAACATCGTTCAAAACTAA
- the pstB gene encoding phosphate ABC transporter ATP-binding protein PstB codes for MNKFNIENLDLFYGENQALKSINLPVPERQVTALIGPSGCGKSTLLRCLNRMNDLIEGVKITGRLEMDGDDIYGNIDVADLRIKVGMVFQKPNPFPMSIYENVAYGLRAQGIKDKKHIDQVVERSLRSAALWDEVKERLKSHAFGLSGGQQQRLCIARTIAMEPDVILMDEPTSALDPIATHKIEELMEELKKNYTIVIVTHSMQQARRISDRTAFFLMGELVEHNDTQVIFSEPQDDRTRGYVNGDFG; via the coding sequence ATGAACAAGTTTAATATTGAAAACCTAGATCTATTTTACGGCGAAAACCAAGCGCTGAAATCGATTAACCTTCCAGTACCAGAGCGTCAAGTGACGGCGTTAATTGGCCCATCAGGCTGTGGTAAGTCAACGCTACTTCGTTGTCTTAACCGCATGAACGATCTGATTGAAGGAGTAAAGATCACTGGCCGCTTAGAGATGGATGGTGATGATATCTACGGCAACATTGATGTGGCTGACCTGCGTATTAAAGTCGGCATGGTGTTCCAAAAGCCTAACCCGTTCCCAATGAGCATTTACGAAAATGTCGCTTACGGGTTACGAGCACAAGGCATCAAAGACAAAAAGCATATTGATCAGGTAGTTGAGCGATCTCTACGTAGCGCAGCGCTATGGGATGAAGTGAAAGAACGCCTAAAGTCGCATGCATTTGGCCTATCTGGTGGTCAGCAGCAGCGTTTGTGTATCGCACGTACGATTGCGATGGAGCCGGACGTTATTTTGATGGATGAGCCGACTTCGGCACTCGATCCGATTGCGACTCATAAGATTGAAGAGTTGATGGAAGAGCTTAAAAAGAACTACACCATAGTGATCGTGACGCACTCAATGCAGCAAGCGCGTCGTATTTCAGACCGTACGGCTTTCTTCCTAATGGGAGAGCTGGTGGAGCATAACGATACGCAAGTTATCTTTAGTGAACCACAAGACGATCGTACACGCGGTTACGTAAACGGTGACTTTGGTTAA
- the pstA gene encoding phosphate ABC transporter permease PstA: MDKAKLKKARQTKDNILTAFVWAAAAVTVGFLFWIIWYILSNGLQHVDWNFITDNYTRTGDEHGIFPMIVATIYMVIASIAVAAPLGIMTAIYLTEYAKVGSKLVKVIRFCTESLAGIPSIIFGLFGMTFFVAILGLGFSILSGALTLSILILPVIIRTTEEALMAVPQTYREGSYGLGASKIYTIWRLILPSAMPGILTSVILSIGRVIGESAPVFLTAGMVARIPDSLLDSGRTLTVHLYKLTTELFTIEEWNQAYGTATVLIVVVLLINTVTKLIARRFNTATY; this comes from the coding sequence ATGGATAAAGCGAAGCTTAAAAAAGCACGTCAGACAAAAGATAACATTCTCACTGCTTTTGTCTGGGCAGCCGCAGCTGTCACGGTTGGCTTTCTGTTCTGGATTATTTGGTACATTCTATCTAACGGTTTGCAACACGTAGATTGGAACTTCATCACGGATAACTACACACGTACTGGCGACGAGCACGGTATCTTCCCTATGATTGTGGCGACTATCTATATGGTGATCGCATCTATCGCAGTGGCTGCACCACTAGGGATCATGACGGCTATCTATTTAACAGAATATGCCAAGGTTGGCAGTAAGTTAGTCAAAGTGATTCGCTTCTGTACCGAGTCTTTAGCTGGTATTCCGTCAATCATCTTTGGTCTATTTGGTATGACCTTCTTCGTTGCAATACTTGGCCTAGGGTTCTCGATTCTGTCGGGCGCACTTACACTGAGTATTCTGATTCTTCCAGTGATTATTCGTACGACGGAAGAAGCGTTGATGGCGGTACCGCAAACTTACCGCGAGGGCTCATACGGCCTTGGCGCTTCAAAAATCTACACAATCTGGCGTTTGATTCTTCCAAGTGCAATGCCAGGTATCTTAACTTCGGTCATTCTAAGTATTGGTCGCGTTATTGGTGAGTCGGCACCTGTATTTTTGACTGCAGGTATGGTTGCTCGTATTCCAGACTCTCTGCTTGATTCTGGCCGTACGCTGACGGTTCACCTTTATAAATTGACTACCGAGCTGTTTACCATTGAAGAGTGGAATCAAGCCTACGGGACAGCAACAGTACTTATCGTGGTCGTGCTACTGATTAATACAGTGACCAAACTGATTGCACGACGCTTCAATACAGCAACGTATTAA
- the pstC gene encoding phosphate ABC transporter permease subunit PstC, which translates to MTIANSEKLMNIEATQLNKSGLRTKKRVDWRERIFHGLFLTSAVIGIVSLAVIAYFIVKESIPAFQEAGVSGIVLGQDWLPPALYGVATMIVASVVSTLGAVVVGVPVGILTAIYIAEIAPKRVADIIRPAVELLAGIPSVVYGFFGLVIIVPLIQDIFNVPAGNTILAGIIVLGVMILPTVITVSETSIRAVPRTYKEGSLALGASKIFTIFKLLVPAARSGIMTGVILGIGRALGETMAIIMVMGNAPAMPEGILDSARTLTANIAIEMSYASGVHANALYATGVVLLVFIMSLNAVLLYLNREKAR; encoded by the coding sequence ATGACCATCGCAAATAGTGAAAAGCTTATGAATATTGAAGCCACTCAATTGAATAAGTCAGGCCTACGCACCAAGAAACGCGTAGATTGGCGAGAGCGCATCTTCCACGGCTTGTTCCTAACCAGTGCAGTTATCGGTATTGTTTCTTTAGCCGTTATTGCTTATTTCATTGTCAAAGAAAGTATCCCAGCATTCCAAGAAGCAGGTGTTTCTGGCATCGTGCTTGGCCAAGACTGGCTCCCGCCGGCGCTGTATGGTGTGGCAACTATGATTGTTGCATCAGTTGTTTCGACATTAGGAGCAGTCGTTGTTGGCGTCCCTGTTGGTATTTTAACGGCGATTTATATTGCTGAAATCGCGCCAAAGCGCGTCGCTGATATTATTCGACCTGCCGTAGAGCTTTTAGCGGGTATCCCATCTGTGGTTTATGGCTTCTTCGGCCTTGTGATCATTGTTCCCTTGATTCAAGACATTTTTAATGTGCCAGCAGGTAACACCATCCTTGCAGGTATTATTGTCTTAGGTGTGATGATTCTGCCAACGGTTATTACTGTTTCGGAAACATCGATTCGCGCAGTGCCACGTACTTACAAAGAAGGCTCACTTGCGTTAGGTGCATCGAAGATATTCACCATCTTCAAGTTGTTAGTGCCAGCAGCTCGTAGCGGAATCATGACAGGTGTTATCTTAGGTATCGGTCGAGCGCTAGGGGAAACAATGGCGATCATTATGGTGATGGGTAACGCGCCAGCTATGCCAGAAGGTATTCTCGATTCGGCACGTACTCTTACTGCTAACATTGCGATTGAAATGTCATACGCGAGTGGTGTCCATGCCAATGCGCTATATGCGACAGGTGTTGTTCTTCTGGTGTTTATCATGTCACTGAACGCGGTCCTTCTATACCTAAACCGTGAGAAGGCGAGGTAA
- a CDS encoding phosphate ABC transporter substrate-binding protein — MKKTVIGAIALLGAMAVTPASAKETISAVGSSSVTPLMEVFSETYMKTNSNVFIEVQGPGSSAGVKAAKNGSADLGMSSRNLKDSEKEPALKELTVALDGIAVVVNPKNDLNGLTAEQVTAIYKGDITNWKDVGGADKPIVAITRDTASGTRGAFEDIMKLKKKISGKKVSAISQRAQVANGNGALKTMVASNPYAIGYISLGTVDSSVNAVAIDGTDASVDNVKNGSYKVARPFLVLYKEGKPSAETQKFLDWMVSDTAQTLVDNKGYISVN; from the coding sequence ATGAAAAAGACAGTAATCGGTGCAATCGCACTACTAGGCGCTATGGCAGTGACTCCAGCTTCTGCTAAAGAAACTATCTCTGCTGTGGGTTCTAGCAGCGTAACTCCACTGATGGAAGTTTTCTCTGAAACATACATGAAGACAAACTCGAACGTATTCATTGAAGTTCAAGGCCCTGGTTCATCTGCTGGCGTAAAAGCAGCGAAAAACGGCAGTGCTGACTTAGGTATGTCTTCGCGTAACCTAAAGGACTCTGAAAAAGAACCAGCTCTAAAAGAGCTAACAGTCGCTCTAGACGGTATCGCAGTTGTTGTTAACCCTAAGAATGACCTAAACGGTCTAACAGCAGAGCAAGTAACGGCTATCTACAAAGGTGATATCACTAACTGGAAAGATGTTGGTGGCGCAGATAAGCCTATCGTAGCAATCACTCGTGATACTGCTTCTGGTACTCGTGGTGCTTTCGAAGACATCATGAAGCTGAAGAAGAAGATCTCTGGTAAGAAAGTTTCTGCTATCTCTCAACGTGCGCAAGTGGCAAATGGTAACGGTGCTCTGAAGACTATGGTTGCTTCAAACCCATATGCTATCGGTTATATCTCTCTAGGCACGGTTGATAGTTCAGTAAACGCTGTCGCTATCGATGGCACAGATGCTTCTGTAGACAATGTGAAGAACGGCTCTTACAAAGTAGCACGTCCATTCCTAGTGCTATACAAAGAAGGTAAACCTTCTGCTGAAACGCAGAAATTCCTAGACTGGATGGTGTCTGATACAGCTCAGACTCTTGTTGATAACAAAGGTTACATCTCAGTTAACTAA
- a CDS encoding methyl-accepting chemotaxis protein has protein sequence MRQLLSGFSIKLQVVVPVLFTLILLIVGISYSTTSLKNTFQQVTGSTQEVINHKDQLTKIIDNTYGMRIKAIYSLFRADDVAQLQSTLREKQNENRRLLDSLSQVPGLKSEINQMELAIENYVSYSIDTMIPLLKSKHSQSNVSSEFQRQYQQASALYRDKGKDMIEGIEALSSKLNTIAIDGVERNSEIHSSVMTKSIIGLSLVLLFAFVISWILAGIIVTPIKKLQLAMQSLAQGNLKVRVEEQGNNEITALSRDFNATTVQLKETVDSLVRISVDVASASTELAAVMTQSSANSDQEKNEVEQVASAINQMESTASEVTQNANLADAASTHVDKLARESLAIFEQNTQTSAKMADQLAEAANVVNSLQDQSEQIGKVIEVIESISEQTNLLALNAAIEAARAGESGRGFAVVADEVRMLAARTQESTKEIQTIIEELQRQSGSANNSMTTSLEMLEQNQTQAEQVSTSLNNISRSISELTSLNAQVAVASEEQGQVTSDINKNLGNIYELVSQNVTGITQSAAASQELSSLAENQKQQLGFFKV, from the coding sequence ATGCGCCAGTTATTAAGCGGCTTTTCCATTAAATTACAGGTTGTAGTTCCTGTACTATTTACTTTGATACTCCTTATCGTTGGTATCAGCTACAGCACAACAAGCTTGAAGAACACATTTCAGCAGGTAACGGGCTCCACCCAAGAGGTCATTAACCACAAAGACCAACTGACTAAAATTATCGATAACACCTACGGGATGCGTATTAAGGCTATCTATAGCCTATTTCGTGCCGATGATGTTGCTCAGTTGCAATCAACACTTCGCGAAAAACAAAATGAAAATAGACGCTTATTGGACTCATTAAGCCAAGTTCCAGGTCTTAAAAGCGAGATCAATCAAATGGAATTAGCCATCGAAAACTACGTTAGCTACTCTATCGATACGATGATTCCCCTGCTAAAAAGCAAACACAGCCAATCCAATGTTTCTAGCGAGTTCCAGCGTCAGTATCAACAAGCTTCTGCCTTATACCGAGATAAGGGCAAAGATATGATCGAGGGAATTGAAGCGCTATCGAGCAAACTGAATACTATTGCGATTGACGGCGTTGAGAGAAACAGTGAAATTCACTCATCAGTGATGACCAAGTCAATTATTGGTCTATCACTCGTACTATTATTTGCATTTGTAATCAGTTGGATTCTTGCGGGTATTATTGTCACCCCGATTAAAAAGCTACAGCTAGCGATGCAAAGTCTGGCTCAAGGTAACTTAAAAGTCCGGGTAGAAGAACAAGGCAACAATGAAATTACTGCCCTATCACGTGATTTCAACGCAACGACTGTGCAGCTCAAAGAAACCGTCGATTCTTTAGTCCGTATTAGTGTTGATGTTGCGTCAGCCTCGACTGAGCTAGCAGCCGTCATGACGCAGTCTAGTGCAAACTCTGATCAAGAGAAAAATGAAGTAGAGCAAGTGGCTTCTGCTATCAATCAAATGGAAAGCACTGCCTCGGAAGTGACGCAAAACGCCAACCTAGCTGATGCAGCATCAACTCATGTCGATAAACTCGCGCGTGAAAGCCTAGCGATTTTCGAGCAAAACACTCAGACCAGCGCCAAGATGGCCGATCAGTTGGCGGAAGCTGCCAACGTGGTGAACAGTTTGCAAGACCAATCTGAACAGATAGGGAAAGTGATTGAGGTAATTGAAAGTATCTCTGAACAAACAAACTTGTTAGCACTTAATGCGGCAATTGAAGCGGCGCGAGCTGGTGAAAGCGGTCGCGGTTTCGCCGTTGTTGCCGATGAAGTCCGTATGCTTGCCGCACGAACTCAAGAATCAACCAAAGAGATTCAAACCATTATCGAAGAACTACAACGTCAGTCTGGTAGTGCAAACAACAGCATGACGACTAGTTTAGAGATGTTAGAGCAAAATCAAACACAAGCGGAACAAGTAAGTACGTCACTAAACAATATTAGTCGCTCGATTTCAGAGCTAACGTCGCTAAACGCTCAAGTCGCTGTCGCGTCAGAAGAACAAGGCCAGGTCACATCTGACATTAACAAAAACCTTGGTAACATCTATGAATTGGTCAGCCAAAACGTCACGGGAATTACCCAATCAGCCGCAGCAAGCCAAGAGCTGTCTAGCCTCGCAGAGAACCAGAAACAACAGTTAGGCTTCTTCAAAGTCTAA